The sequence ctttattgatttttttataaattttctttggCATGCAGCTCATGCTCATAAAGTAGACGAAAGAAATTATGAGTGCATGCACATATCACATTCCCTATTCTCAAAGAAATGGAATCCTTATGCCAGACCTGCTCATATCACTATATGGTTAGGAGATCTCAACTACCGTATACATGGAATTGATACACAACCAGCAAGAAATTTAATACAGAAAGGCCTTCATGAAGTAAGTTGCCAACACgttctatttaaattattgctAATATAGTAGAACCCTATATTACTACTTATATAGTTTTATCTGAGATTCTGAGTACACCCACATAATCAATCTTTCAACTGCTTTTTGGTGGACTAATGTTTGCATAGTTAGATTAATTTAAAGGTGTTGTGTGAGTCTTAAAGTTAATATATTTATGCAGAAGCTCACAAACAAAGACCAACTCTTACAAGAGGCTGAGAGAGGTCATATCTTCAATGGCTATTGCGAGGGGACATTGACATTCAAGcccacatataaatataatattggAAGTAGCAACTATGATACTAGTTACAAGGTATCAGCTTTCTTGTGTCTCAGAATgactcaatttttaaaattgaataatcACAACTTGTATAATATGCATGAAAGTCTGATAAGTGGGCATGTGtataataatctttttttaagACAAATTGCACTATCCTCTTTAAATATGATGCACTTTTAATGACTCTTCAAACTATGAAATTTATTCATATTTCCCCTGTACTATTGGTAATTAAGAACTCTGCTCCTATTTTAGGATttctattaaattaattaatggaaatttcaaattcctCTTACACTTCtttcctctattttttattacttaaaaaaaggGACTTTTCTGTTAAATTTGACAGTAATTCTAACAGCGTAGGGTAAAATACTTATAACCAATAGTTTAGGGAGACATTACTCATTTATGAAGTTTTAAGGACACATTGTAATTGCACAATAATTAAGGGGGAAATGTAAATAACCCTACACTTTTGTATATTCTAACTTTGAATTTGATAAAGTCAATAGTGGGTAGTTATAAATTATGAAACATGAATCATGAAATGGATAATATAGATTTCAATATTCGACAtgcatttaaaaagttataaaaaaaaaaaatcaaaattgaaatggataatttagatttcaatttatatttttgacaGTTCGAATAGCGTGTATATACATCTCTCTACGGGATTGGGATTTACTTTTTCTattcttctaaaatttttatgctCGTCTCTTCTTTACAGGTAAGAGTACCATCATGGACAGACCGGGTCTTATTCAAGATAGAAGACTCACAGAAAATCAATGCGACTTTACATTCTTACCAATCAATGGATGATATTTTGAGCTCTGATCATAAACCAGTGAAAGCTCACCTTTGCTTAAAACTTAACAAGCTATCATCACCCATGCACCAGCAGGAACACCGTTTTCTAAGTCGATGAATTGTAAAAAGTATATTGTTCATCTTTTGTTTGTTCCATCCATTTTGGATGCTTGAAGGAACAAGATTTTGTATAGTTCTTATGGTAATTCTAacatgaaatttcaaatattcTACCAgtcaattttaaaatgaatgatTTGAATTTTACCATGTTAtcaatgtttaaaaaaatagtagtaactattatcattttagcatctttttaaattattgttagtGTAATAAAATCTAATCCACTTATTTCAAAATGGACAGGTATGATTTTAAGAACCATAGAGCTTGTAAATTAGATGCTAACTAGTGTATAACTCGTACATATACACGCtgtaattaaaaacaattaccaTATATGGGCTCAAATTATACTTGGTGTAagaattatacatttttttaagtatagatgagttcactttttttttttttttttttggtttattaggtttttgatagtttatttatattagactcttCGTCTTTTGATTTGTATTAACTCACttacaacaatttaaaaaaaaattatataagacaCGTGgtataaaattaaacaacaattgGATTTTCTTATAGTTTTGACTTtatttatagtatatatatatatatagattagtccTATCTTTATTCCTGTAAATTAGATTCTATATTTCATATTAACTAGTTgttaacccgtgcgatgcacaggatagttaaataaaaatcaaaagtatttattttgtttaaaagtttataacttgacttaaaaaaaatgtataacttgaaaataaatgaaaataagtaattttttgttcaatataatggtttagaaaaaaaaatttctttcatatCATTGGTGCCACATAACACATTCCAACATGAGCTATTCCATGGTGATGACTTCACGTAATACTTAACtgcaattaaatctactatCCATGGTCCACCAATCTAATCTATGGTATCTTGATAGTAGATCTACaaattgcattctcatatcCTTAGAGCTTGctacatcattattattatctatatataatataaaatcaaaatgtttgactttttgAGAGACTTACATTAgaattaggattaaaaaaataattataatttttttaattacacctCACattcgaattaaaaaaaaaaaaaagactcactttaggtttcaaaaaaaaatttgagagacttacattagaattagaattaaaaaaaaataattataatctttttttaattagacctcacattagaatttaaaaaaagaaaaaaaaatgactcactttaggtttcaaaaaagaaagactcccataaaaattaaaaaaaaacaaaaaaaaactttaggacgaaggaaaaaagagagaaaatcctgttaggactctctcttctctcctcaaattttttgcaatttggtgtTGTGGGGTCCTGATTTGTGGCCCAAACCCAAAGTATATTGGATCTcggcccaatgagcccaatacaataaatttgtaaaaaatgggtcaaagaactaggccctTAACAAATTGAACAATGGCTAATATggaattaaatgacaatcagGCACAAACAAGATGTATTGATATCAATAGACTTCCAGTCTGAGGAGGTtataattatgtatatttatCACAGTTAAATACAGAGACAATTTTGATTACTACAatgttctcttttttcttttttctatccCCCCTCCATGAAGAGTCTGTCACCTTATATATCCTTCTTTGGATCATTTTCacccctccacttgttgatcatctgaatCTTTACTtaagtacctgtcccatcagacactcTCTCTGGTTTTttatgagttgtggtagccaatgTAGTACTGTtaagaggtcttctccacataaatacgGCCataaaagtagctgcagtgcatttaatgcagtggtggcagctttctcttagatatttttaggtttccttcATTCTCGTATGTTCCTGAAGCGTGTCTATATCATTGGAGTTTTTTGGAGGATTACACTAACAGATGGAGTACATCTTGTGAATTGTATTCATCATATctgaggaggagttcctcctcgaaCAACTTCTCACTTGTTCCCCATCTTTGAGACTTTAATTGGGAACGTTTAACAACTCCTTGTTTCTCCTCAGACCTACCAATGTCTTCGGACAAAGTTGAAGGCCCAATATACTATTTTGGGACCTTGTCCATACAGGTGTTATAAAATCGAAAGAATTAAATCGAATtagatcaaattaaaaaatataaataaaaaatattgatgtggaaaattgtggagaggtCAATCATAAGTTAAAggatttggttttatatataagacaaaacttaaatacaatACTTTAAGTGCTGTTCTTTGAGTTCTCTACTTAAGATTAAACCATGtggctatttaactaaaaaatacactttcatcttATGAGGGAAAATTCACGTGGCAGAATCTTAAAGAGGAAAACCTAAGAAATAGTACATAAGTATTGTACCTAATTTTAGTGAAGATATTAAACCACTACTAGTGATAAGTACTTAATTTTAGTAATCATGGAGTTGAAGAAAGCTTTGTCACTAAGTTTATCTTAACTATTCCCCCCCTCCAACCCCAACcgaaaaaaaatcttaactaTGAAATATGAATAGCATCAAGTAAGTGAAGACAATCGACTATAgtcaatataaaatattatttgcaTTGGAtgaatgtaaaaatatttttttttaagaatactaagtatttttaacatatacacacacaaagatGGGAGAAGGtcttaaaaaaacttatatacatAATAGCCTAATTCTTGAATATTCAGCATAGACTTTAAACATTTTCTaaccaatatataaaattttattttaacataagaTGTTTATGGGCTCTGACATGGTCACAGCATACAacaaatcaaaatattaattttataaataaaatcaattcaTTAATTCAACCATGTAAGTATTaattaacaagttttttttttctttttttctttctaacaaGACATGgtagtttatatatttttattaaaagatagtttttaatttatagcgtctgttctttatgtttttttatttattatacaccaattagtttttgttatAGATGTAAATCGAACTCCATATATATCTATTATTTGACGATAAAAGATTTTATGGTTGAGCTAATTAACagctatttttagaaaaaaaaaaaaaaaaaaaaaaaaaaaaaaacctaatttttgaaaaaaaaaaaaaaaatgatcttagTGTGAAACCCCACAATTTGGAAGCATTCCTTTTGGCTTGGAATTCCCATATTCCCACTGGCACGACAcgttaatttgttttttttgtttgaccaATTGTTCAGTTCACGTTATAAAAGAACAGTCGTAAACCTTGCGTACGTGATCAAACTACGAGTACAACATTGGCAATCATTCAAAGGTAGCTTCTATGTGTTTTTTTCTGGGTGGGGTGAGTAACTTCTAAGTGTTAACAAAAGATAACACTATTTATATTTGTTCAATAGTGTTCCATTCCcttataaattaattagtgtgtattaattttaaattatcgCTAATTTGTGTGACTTGTAAGaaagttttgtaaaaaatatttatataatattttaataaaataaaattccaaatataaATTGTAGAAAACTTAGGTGTCgtttaaatatagaaaaaatttagataatacCCAACAAATTTAATGATAATTTGcttattttgagttattttatgTAGGTTGTGTTTGCCATTGACtaaaaaagacattttttttactatttaacttgtttttgctactatttatgagttcaattgcactttttgatactattcatgggtcttactgtactattttagctaccttttagctttatcaACAATACTTTTAGCTCTtcagtttaccaaaaaaatacaatattttcatttttcagcaaaaaaattttagtttcagctaaataagttattcTCAAACGGACTCAGTctaataaaattcattataagTGAGTTTTAATTGATTCAactaacatttaacaatcatcATAAGAAAATCGAACACTTCCTTTATATCAtatttaatgaatttatattGCTGTTATGTTTTTAGAGATTGtgatttaagaaaataattttttaaccttttttaatccaatttttaaaatatttaaatggtGCAAAACTAATTTTAATAGTTCTATTTCCATgtataataatattatacaaAGGTAGCTTCTATGTGTTTTTCTAGGTGGGGTGAGTAACTTCTAAGTTAACAAAAGATAACACTATTTATAGATGTTCAATAGTGTTAAGTTCCTTTCtcttataaattaattagtgtgtattaattttaaattatcacTAATTTGTGTGACCTGTGAGaaagttttgtaaaaaatattcatataatatattaataaaataaaaatcctaataatgaaatttttagAAAGATTAGGCCATTTAGGTGtagtttaaataaataaataaattagataaTACCCAAGAAATGATAATTTGCTTATCTTGGGTTACTTATGTAATctaataaaattcattataagTGAGTTTCGATTGATTCAgctaacatttaacaatcatcATAAGAAAATCTAACACTTCctttatatcatattttatgaatttttaattattgcttttatgtttttagATATTGtgatttaagaaaataatttttaactttttttaatcttcaaaCTATTTAAATGATGCAAAACTAATTTTAATAGTTCTtgtggttgcacgattttcctgacccaaattttattgatcaggccttggcccaaagcgtaacccacaataaatatttgtagaggatgagtcaaagaacttagccttagtgagcctattcggtctgatacatggacagtatggttgcagaaaataaaaacacaagaatggatctctcacgtatgattctatttcttcagttcctGATACCGTTTTTTTTgtccccttctttgagggactccactacattatatagttctcctcctctcatctcaactttacacttgttgatcatctaagcatctacttgagcacctgtcccatcagacgccctcatcactccctttgtgagttgcagaggccaaggtggtactgttcaggggtcttttccttattaatgcggccaagagggtggttggggcgcaattaatgtggtggtggcagctttccatgagatattttggattttattcattttatatgttgggaggatgaactgaaatggctggggagagt is a genomic window of Quercus lobata isolate SW786 chromosome 2, ValleyOak3.0 Primary Assembly, whole genome shotgun sequence containing:
- the LOC115975473 gene encoding type IV inositol polyphosphate 5-phosphatase 11 isoform X2, yielding MSFKNHHTASHEGIKTVGVDNLFDFSSNSDLCVCIVTWNMKGQVSYEDIAELVGSSRKFDLFIIGLQEAPRNNILRLLQTALLETHILLGKAIMQSLQLYVFGPKNSDLFIKELQVDKHSIGGLGGLIGRKKGAVAIRINYKDIQMVFISCHLSAHAHKVDERNYECMHISHSLFSKKWNPYARPAHITIWLGDLNYRIHGIDTQPARNLIQKGLHEKLTNKDQLLQEAERGHIFNGYCEGTLTFKPTYKYNIGSSNYDTSYKVRVPSWTDRVLFKIEDSQKINATLHSYQSMDDILSSDHKPVKAHLCLKLNKLSSPMHQQEHRFLSR